A single genomic interval of Antarcticibacterium arcticum harbors:
- the tsf gene encoding translation elongation factor Ts: MANITAAEVNNLRKSTGAGMMDCKKALVEAEGDFDKAIEILRKKGQKVAANRADRDSSEGAAIARVNEDSTRGVIISLNCETDFVAKNEAFINLATDLADLALATSSKEELLAADYKGISVQDKLTEQTGVIGEKIEIGAYKTLEAPFVGSYIHAGNKIAVLTGLSAKVDGAEEVAKNVSMQAAAMNPVALNEEGVDQSIIDKEIEIAKDQLRQEGKPEAMLDNIAKGKLNRFFKDNTLINQDYIKDNKMSVTDYVKTLDKGLEVVAFERVALG; the protein is encoded by the coding sequence ATGGCAAATATAACCGCCGCAGAAGTAAATAATTTAAGAAAGTCTACCGGTGCCGGTATGATGGATTGTAAAAAAGCATTAGTTGAAGCCGAAGGGGATTTTGACAAAGCAATTGAGATCCTTCGTAAAAAAGGTCAAAAAGTTGCAGCTAACAGAGCCGACAGAGATTCCAGTGAAGGTGCTGCTATTGCAAGGGTAAACGAAGATTCTACAAGAGGTGTTATCATTTCCCTTAATTGTGAAACAGATTTCGTTGCAAAAAATGAAGCATTCATCAATTTGGCAACAGACCTTGCTGATCTTGCCCTTGCCACTTCTTCGAAAGAAGAATTACTGGCTGCAGATTACAAAGGAATTTCTGTACAGGATAAATTAACTGAGCAAACAGGAGTTATTGGTGAAAAGATTGAGATTGGCGCGTACAAGACATTGGAAGCTCCTTTTGTAGGTTCTTACATTCACGCAGGAAATAAGATTGCTGTTCTTACAGGTCTTTCCGCAAAGGTTGACGGAGCTGAAGAAGTTGCAAAAAACGTTTCTATGCAGGCAGCTGCTATGAATCCTGTAGCCTTAAATGAAGAAGGTGTAGACCAGTCTATTATTGACAAGGAGATCGAGATCGCAAAAGATCAATTGAGACAGGAAGGTAAGCCGGAAGCTATGTTGGATAACATCGCCAAAGGAAAACTTAACCGTTTCTTTAAGGACAACACCCTTATCAATCAGGATTATATTAAAGACAACAAAATGAGTGTGACAGATTACGTTAAGACATTAGACAAAGGTCTTGAAGTAGTTGCATTTGAGAGAGTAGCTCTGGGATAA
- the rpsB gene encoding 30S ribosomal protein S2, protein MANKVEVKELLDAGVHFGHLTRRWNPNMAPYIYMERNGIHIINLYKSAAKMQEAGEALKKIAASGRKILFVATKKQAKEIVADQAERANMPYITERWPGGMLTNFITIRKAVKKMASIDRMKKDGTFNTLSKKERLQVDRLRAKLEKNLGSIADMSRLPAALFVVDITREHIAVKEAQKLNIPIFAMVDTNSDPREVDFVIPSNDDASKSIDKVVSYLSDAIIEGLSERKSTKDEDGNEEEKRERTPRASKAKKSSEEVEVPSTDAEDKKAMKEAQKDVKLESKKETVAKANASTEEEE, encoded by the coding sequence ATGGCAAACAAAGTAGAAGTAAAAGAATTACTTGATGCAGGTGTGCATTTTGGCCACCTTACAAGAAGATGGAACCCAAATATGGCCCCATATATCTATATGGAACGCAATGGGATTCACATCATCAACCTATATAAAAGTGCTGCGAAAATGCAGGAAGCCGGTGAGGCCCTGAAAAAGATCGCAGCCAGTGGTAGAAAAATACTTTTCGTAGCTACCAAGAAACAAGCAAAAGAAATTGTTGCAGATCAGGCTGAGAGAGCTAACATGCCGTACATCACTGAAAGATGGCCGGGTGGTATGCTTACCAACTTTATCACCATTCGTAAAGCCGTTAAAAAAATGGCTTCTATTGACAGGATGAAAAAAGACGGTACCTTCAATACTCTTTCTAAAAAAGAGCGTTTACAGGTTGACCGTTTAAGGGCTAAATTAGAAAAGAACTTAGGTTCAATAGCAGATATGAGCCGTCTTCCGGCTGCATTATTTGTAGTAGATATTACCCGTGAACACATTGCTGTTAAAGAGGCGCAAAAATTAAACATTCCAATCTTTGCGATGGTTGATACCAATTCTGATCCGCGTGAGGTAGATTTCGTGATCCCGTCAAATGACGATGCATCCAAATCTATTGACAAAGTGGTTTCTTACCTTTCTGATGCTATAATCGAAGGTCTTTCTGAAAGAAAGTCTACCAAAGATGAAGATGGTAATGAAGAGGAAAAAAGAGAAAGAACTCCAAGAGCATCAAAAGCTAAAAAATCTTCAGAAGAAGTAGAAGTACCTTCTACAGATGCTGAAGACAAAAAAGCGATGAAAGAGGCTCAGAAAGATGTTAAGTTAGAGTCTAAAAAAGAGACTGTAGCAAAAGCTAATGCTTCAACTGAAGAAGAAGAATAG
- the rpsI gene encoding 30S ribosomal protein S9, translated as MEVIHKIGRRKTAVARVYVGQGKGNITINKKDLNDYFTTGPLVFKVMQPLNMTGNEESFDIKVNVYGGGITGQAEAIRLAISRAMVELDADNRAVLKPEGLMTRDPRMVERKKFGQKKARKKFQFSKR; from the coding sequence ATGGAGGTTATTCACAAAATTGGTCGTAGAAAAACGGCTGTTGCCAGAGTATATGTTGGCCAAGGAAAAGGTAACATTACTATCAACAAAAAAGATCTTAACGATTATTTCACCACAGGTCCTTTAGTTTTTAAAGTAATGCAACCACTTAACATGACCGGAAACGAAGAGAGCTTCGATATTAAGGTAAATGTATACGGTGGTGGTATCACAGGACAAGCTGAAGCTATTCGTCTTGCTATTTCAAGAGCAATGGTTGAATTGGATGCAGATAACCGTGCTGTCTTAAAACCAGAAGGTTTAATGACAAGAGATCCAAGAATGGTAGAACGTAAGAAATTCGGACAAAAGAAAGCCCGTAAGAAATTCCAGTTCTCCAAACGTTAA
- the rplM gene encoding 50S ribosomal protein L13, whose protein sequence is MDTLSYKTVSANKATVTKDWVHVDADGQTLGRLSSHVAKLLRGKYKPNFTPHVDCGDNVIVTNAEKINLTGKKWDSKEYIRHTGYPGGQRSLTATELFNKGPERLIENAVKGMLPKNKLGATIFRNLKVYAGSEHDLKAQKPKTINLNDLK, encoded by the coding sequence GTGGACACATTAAGCTACAAAACAGTATCGGCCAACAAGGCTACCGTGACCAAAGATTGGGTACACGTAGATGCTGATGGTCAGACTTTAGGTCGTCTTTCATCTCATGTTGCAAAATTGCTAAGAGGGAAATACAAGCCTAACTTCACCCCACACGTTGATTGCGGTGACAATGTAATTGTAACAAATGCCGAGAAGATCAACTTAACAGGAAAGAAATGGGATTCTAAGGAATACATTCGCCACACCGGCTACCCTGGGGGACAACGCAGTCTAACTGCAACCGAATTATTCAATAAAGGCCCGGAAAGGTTAATTGAAAATGCGGTAAAAGGAATGCTGCCTAAAAATAAATTAGGTGCAACTATATTCCGTAATTTAAAGGTTTATGCAGGATCTGAACACGATCTTAAAGCTCAAAAACCTAAAACTATTAACCTAAACGATCTTAAGTAA
- a CDS encoding lipocalin-like domain-containing protein, translated as MKSFTLFLTLLLTSVLFTSCQKEELYDKEAEARNASVFIYDSYLIGNWEVNSMIVDRDVDLNGDAKFSDNLLLETSCFETMSFEFRGNKTFTMTTSALGLQVRDDKEVFSCMQEKVLQGNWSLKNDVLYLYVKINQRVHEQKIHLLLSEDSFAFEVNDAESKEYLKDQGGTSASGLVVVSLEYSRKIK; from the coding sequence ATGAAAAGCTTTACTTTATTTCTTACTTTATTGTTAACAAGTGTATTATTCACTTCATGCCAAAAAGAAGAACTATATGATAAAGAGGCGGAGGCGAGAAATGCGAGTGTCTTTATATATGATTCTTACCTAATTGGAAATTGGGAGGTTAACTCTATGATCGTTGACCGGGATGTGGATCTAAATGGTGATGCCAAATTCAGCGACAATCTTTTGCTGGAAACTTCCTGTTTTGAAACTATGAGCTTTGAGTTTAGAGGGAATAAAACTTTCACAATGACTACTTCGGCCCTGGGTTTACAGGTGAGGGATGATAAGGAAGTATTTTCCTGTATGCAAGAGAAGGTCCTGCAAGGGAACTGGAGCCTTAAAAATGATGTCCTATATTTATATGTAAAGATCAACCAGCGCGTTCACGAACAGAAAATACATTTATTACTTTCTGAAGATTCTTTTGCATTTGAGGTGAATGACGCAGAATCTAAAGAATATTTAAAAGACCAGGGTGGGACATCTGCCTCTGGCCTTGTAGTTGTTTCTCTTGAATATTCCCGCAAAATAAAATAA
- a CDS encoding DUF5004 domain-containing protein produces MKKFIKNSILLSLTALLFSACSGEDFDDKDAEALDQKMLTYIETADLVGHWDLSVLRSNIAVDLNADGTSNTNLLEETTCFDVMNIDLKDDMTFTSVNSRMDFAAGETNDAFACMAPRTDVGTWDVQGDTLTLNVNIAGSIYTHTKKLTMGTNTFSFDVEKWESEQYVKDPGNTVVSGITIMSQTYTRS; encoded by the coding sequence ATGAAAAAGTTTATTAAAAATTCAATTCTTTTAAGCTTAACTGCTCTTTTGTTTTCGGCTTGTTCCGGAGAGGATTTTGACGACAAAGACGCTGAGGCTTTAGATCAAAAAATGCTTACCTATATTGAAACAGCCGATTTGGTAGGTCATTGGGATCTAAGCGTATTGCGTTCAAATATTGCTGTAGATCTTAATGCAGATGGTACCAGCAATACAAACCTGCTGGAAGAAACCACTTGTTTTGATGTTATGAATATTGATTTAAAGGATGATATGACATTTACATCTGTGAATTCCCGAATGGATTTTGCAGCTGGCGAAACGAATGACGCTTTTGCTTGTATGGCCCCAAGAACAGATGTAGGCACCTGGGATGTACAAGGCGATACCTTGACTCTAAATGTTAATATTGCCGGTTCTATCTATACCCATACCAAGAAGCTTACAATGGGTACCAACACCTTTTCTTTTGATGTTGAAAAGTGGGAATCAGAGCAATATGTAAAAGATCCCGGGAATACAGTAGTCTCAGGGATTACTATTATGTCTCAAACTTATACAAGATCCTAA
- a CDS encoding SusC/RagA family TonB-linked outer membrane protein, with protein MKRNLPILFLLLFIFQLGYAQERPITGTVSDSQGMPIPGVNVTVKNAPNRGAQTDFDGNFTINAANNEVLVFSFVGLTRVERTVGTATVLNVTMQEDSESLDEVVVVGYGVQAKRDVTGSISQVKGDEIANLVTPSFEAQLAGRAAGVQVTTQSGIIGETPRFRIRGIASITSGTYPLIVVDGIPIYTGDLGGYASNNALGDINPTDIESIEILKDGSATAIYGSRAANGVVLITTKSGREGRMTINANTSVGFATPISKFDLLKTADFITISNEKRTNRNAATLWAAGTEFDTDWQDAVLNNSALQQDHNVSFSGGTSNTTYYLSLGYSNQESVARPNDMERYSFRSNIDQKIKDWLSVGVNAGLTRTEYNGLNTGTNSLSGNIFNATRQHPNVPIYNADHPSGYNIGYRGTDGNWLSENLVGPWDNLALIGDNLPNIMYAIENNNYYSKINRIISNVYADVKPIAGVNFRTQVSVDQANTSGFLYWSPVHGDGQSTNGRVQNNNTDLTRWNWQNILSYNNTFADAHTVGLTLINEFQKQRNQSFFATGTDLSDTFFNKNLISNSYGIPGSGGGLTENGFISYAGRFNYNYANRYYLQATLRRDGLSSLPEANRFGTFPGVSVGWTVSEEAFMDGVDAVNDFKIRGSYGKVGNVSIGNYPYLGLYGAAKYGDANGIGYAQFGNNNLRWETSTKYDVGFDLRMFNNRFTFNFDYFLNETDDLILDLETPMSLGIPNNSYSANIGAIKNSGVELAAEARIIQTQDFTWNLNANISFVDNEVVSLVNGQDRIAANNFTITREGEPINTLYGFRYWGVNPANGNPVYYKADGSLVQGMLPGGTYTTFDAANPAAAGTAASLSAAADRTLLGQTLPKYFGGLSSSMAYKGFDFGFLFRFSGGNKIFNATRRDLLNMNFTNNSTEILGRWQSVENPGDGWTPRLYWGTNTTTNLSSSAYSRFVEDADFIKLDNITLGYTLPSDISQRMGMSKFRVYAQAQNVWIITDYSGADPEMEIAGVDLNLTPRSSIVSFGLNIGL; from the coding sequence ATGAAAAGAAATTTACCCATCCTTTTCCTTTTGCTATTTATATTCCAGTTGGGATATGCGCAGGAAAGACCAATCACAGGAACGGTGAGTGATTCACAGGGAATGCCTATTCCCGGTGTTAACGTAACCGTTAAAAATGCCCCAAACCGTGGAGCTCAGACAGACTTCGACGGTAATTTTACAATTAATGCAGCCAATAATGAAGTTTTGGTGTTCTCTTTTGTTGGTTTAACAAGAGTAGAACGTACTGTTGGAACTGCCACTGTCTTAAATGTAACCATGCAGGAAGATTCTGAATCTCTGGATGAGGTTGTTGTAGTGGGATACGGTGTACAGGCTAAAAGAGATGTTACCGGTTCTATTTCACAGGTGAAAGGTGATGAGATCGCCAACCTTGTTACTCCCAGTTTTGAAGCTCAGTTAGCTGGTAGAGCTGCCGGTGTACAGGTTACTACCCAGAGTGGTATTATTGGGGAGACTCCCCGTTTCCGTATTAGAGGTATTGCTTCTATTACTTCCGGAACTTATCCTCTTATTGTTGTGGATGGAATTCCAATCTATACAGGAGACCTTGGAGGTTATGCAAGTAATAATGCTTTAGGGGACATTAACCCTACAGATATTGAATCTATTGAGATCTTAAAAGATGGTTCGGCTACAGCTATCTACGGATCTCGTGCTGCCAATGGTGTTGTTTTGATCACTACCAAATCTGGTAGAGAAGGTAGAATGACCATTAACGCAAACACCTCAGTTGGTTTTGCAACCCCAATTAGTAAATTTGACCTTTTGAAAACTGCAGATTTTATCACAATTTCTAATGAAAAAAGAACTAACCGTAATGCAGCTACACTTTGGGCTGCCGGAACTGAGTTTGATACAGATTGGCAAGATGCTGTTTTAAATAACAGTGCATTACAACAAGATCATAATGTTTCTTTCTCAGGAGGAACTTCGAACACTACATACTACTTATCCCTTGGATATTCCAATCAGGAAAGTGTTGCCCGTCCTAATGACATGGAGCGATACTCATTCAGATCAAACATTGATCAAAAGATAAAAGACTGGTTAAGTGTAGGTGTAAATGCCGGTTTAACAAGAACAGAGTACAACGGTCTTAACACCGGAACCAACTCTCTTTCCGGGAACATTTTCAACGCAACAAGACAGCACCCTAACGTGCCTATCTATAATGCAGATCATCCTTCAGGTTACAACATTGGTTACCGCGGAACAGACGGAAACTGGTTAAGTGAAAACCTTGTTGGGCCCTGGGATAACCTGGCGTTGATTGGAGATAACCTTCCAAACATCATGTATGCTATTGAGAATAACAACTATTACTCAAAAATTAACAGGATCATCTCAAATGTGTATGCAGATGTGAAGCCTATTGCAGGTGTAAACTTCAGAACTCAGGTGAGTGTTGACCAGGCGAACACTTCTGGATTCCTTTACTGGAGCCCAGTTCATGGTGACGGGCAGTCAACCAACGGTAGGGTACAAAACAATAATACAGATCTTACCCGATGGAACTGGCAAAACATTTTGAGCTATAACAATACTTTCGCTGATGCTCATACTGTTGGACTTACACTTATCAACGAATTCCAGAAACAAAGAAACCAGAGTTTCTTCGCTACAGGTACAGATCTTTCTGATACTTTCTTCAACAAGAACCTTATAAGCAACTCTTATGGAATTCCGGGATCTGGTGGAGGATTAACTGAGAACGGATTTATTTCCTATGCAGGTAGATTTAACTACAACTATGCTAACAGGTATTACCTTCAGGCCACTTTAAGAAGAGACGGATTGTCCTCGCTTCCTGAGGCTAATAGATTTGGAACATTCCCCGGAGTATCTGTGGGATGGACAGTTTCTGAAGAAGCCTTTATGGATGGTGTAGATGCTGTAAATGACTTTAAAATAAGAGGTTCTTACGGTAAAGTTGGAAACGTTTCCATTGGAAACTATCCATACCTTGGTCTTTACGGAGCTGCGAAATACGGAGATGCTAACGGAATTGGTTATGCCCAGTTTGGAAACAACAATCTTAGATGGGAAACCAGTACTAAATATGACGTAGGTTTTGACCTTAGGATGTTCAATAACAGGTTCACCTTTAATTTTGATTACTTCCTTAATGAGACAGACGATTTAATTCTAGATCTTGAAACTCCAATGTCTTTGGGTATTCCTAATAATAGTTATAGTGCAAACATTGGTGCTATTAAGAACAGTGGGGTTGAACTAGCTGCAGAAGCCAGAATTATTCAAACCCAGGATTTCACCTGGAATTTAAACGCAAATATTTCGTTTGTGGATAATGAGGTTGTTTCCCTTGTTAACGGTCAAGACCGTATAGCAGCTAATAACTTTACAATTACCAGAGAAGGAGAACCTATTAACACACTTTATGGTTTCAGATACTGGGGTGTAAACCCTGCAAATGGTAACCCGGTGTACTATAAAGCTGATGGATCTTTGGTTCAGGGGATGTTACCAGGTGGTACTTATACTACATTTGATGCTGCAAATCCTGCAGCTGCAGGTACCGCTGCTTCACTTAGTGCAGCTGCAGACAGGACTTTACTAGGCCAAACTCTTCCAAAATACTTTGGAGGTTTAAGTTCCAGTATGGCATATAAAGGTTTTGATTTTGGTTTCTTGTTTAGATTTAGCGGAGGTAACAAAATTTTCAATGCCACAAGACGTGATCTTTTAAACATGAACTTTACAAACAACAGTACAGAGATCTTGGGAAGATGGCAAAGTGTTGAAAATCCGGGTGACGGATGGACTCCTAGATTATACTGGGGAACCAACACTACCACGAATCTTTCATCCAGTGCTTACAGCCGTTTTGTAGAAGACGCAGATTTCATTAAATTAGATAATATTACTTTGGGTTATACCTTACCTTCAGATATTTCTCAAAGAATGGGTATGAGTAAATTCAGAGTGTATGCTCAGGCTCAAAATGTTTGGATAATCACAGATTATTCTGGTGCTGATCCTGAAATGGAAATTGCGGGAGTAGATCTTAACTTAACTCCACGATCTTCTATTGTATCTTTTGGATTGAATATTGGATTATAA
- a CDS encoding RagB/SusD family nutrient uptake outer membrane protein, which yields MKINLKTKTMNTVARGVVFVMGISLFTACTEENVLELEPFNQVSEDAAFSTPALIELSLTGMYNAAQRGDYVGQGRGYPFGAASIQQGDNRGEDVVNTQTFYQLTYTGTYDPSTLNNVFMWSDTYRLINRANIVIQGVNTAIENGVITQEVGDDYLGQAKFMRAIAHLELISHFAKPYETSGSNSNLGIPYREIPFTTEANIEAGIAQGRNTVHEVYTKIIADLDEAEGLLKTKAERGGTLGIVRATMEAAIAYKTRAYLHMREWQKVITEGEKILGDYSLTADPNDVFENGYNNSESIFSMENTANNNPGVNAALGSQYNRRALVVISPIVWRNEFWLPNDLRRSEDLVSMRSGIPHTNKYKDDVNYSDATPLMRYAEVLLNVAEAYARLDRLAEALDLLNEVRDRSLPAGAASYSAFGSKEDLLRAIIAERRIEFVMEGKRWQDIHRLQVDTFVDYDGVPAKVANGFPPASAYTLGTPYSGPYGVEAIPYSDFRFLWPIPQQEMNNNPNMVQNPGWE from the coding sequence ATGAAAATTAATTTGAAAACTAAAACAATGAATACAGTTGCCAGAGGCGTTGTATTTGTAATGGGGATTTCACTCTTTACCGCATGTACAGAGGAAAATGTCCTTGAACTAGAGCCATTTAATCAGGTTTCTGAAGATGCGGCCTTTTCAACACCGGCGTTGATAGAACTTTCGCTTACGGGAATGTATAATGCTGCTCAAAGAGGAGATTATGTTGGACAGGGCCGTGGGTATCCTTTTGGAGCCGCTTCGATCCAGCAGGGGGATAACCGCGGGGAAGATGTTGTGAACACACAAACATTTTACCAGTTAACCTATACCGGAACTTATGATCCCTCTACCTTGAACAATGTTTTTATGTGGAGTGATACCTACCGGTTGATCAACAGAGCAAATATTGTAATTCAGGGTGTTAACACAGCAATAGAAAATGGAGTTATCACTCAGGAAGTTGGAGATGACTACCTTGGGCAGGCTAAGTTTATGAGGGCAATTGCTCATTTGGAATTGATATCTCATTTTGCTAAGCCATATGAGACTTCAGGATCTAATTCAAACCTGGGTATCCCTTACCGTGAAATTCCTTTTACTACAGAGGCTAATATTGAAGCCGGAATTGCTCAGGGTAGAAACACTGTTCATGAGGTTTATACCAAGATCATTGCAGATCTTGATGAGGCTGAAGGTCTTTTGAAGACAAAAGCTGAAAGAGGTGGTACTTTAGGAATAGTTAGAGCTACAATGGAGGCTGCAATTGCTTACAAAACCAGAGCTTACCTGCATATGAGAGAGTGGCAAAAGGTTATTACCGAAGGTGAAAAGATCTTAGGTGATTACAGTTTAACTGCAGATCCTAATGATGTTTTTGAAAATGGATATAATAATTCTGAGTCCATTTTCTCAATGGAGAATACTGCCAACAATAACCCCGGGGTGAATGCTGCACTTGGTTCTCAATACAACCGTAGAGCATTGGTGGTGATAAGCCCAATCGTGTGGAGAAATGAGTTTTGGTTACCAAACGACTTGCGTCGTAGCGAAGACCTTGTTTCAATGAGATCGGGAATTCCACATACCAATAAATATAAGGACGATGTGAACTATAGCGATGCAACACCTTTGATGCGTTATGCTGAAGTTTTACTTAACGTTGCTGAAGCTTACGCACGATTAGACAGGCTGGCTGAAGCCCTTGATCTTCTAAATGAAGTAAGAGACAGATCGCTGCCTGCAGGAGCTGCAAGTTATTCAGCATTTGGAAGTAAAGAGGATTTACTACGCGCCATTATTGCAGAGCGTCGAATAGAATTCGTTATGGAAGGTAAAAGATGGCAGGATATTCACAGGCTGCAGGTTGATACATTTGTAGATTATGATGGTGTACCAGCTAAAGTTGCAAATGGATTTCCCCCGGCTTCTGCCTATACCTTAGGAACACCTTATTCAGGACCTTATGGAGTTGAAGCAATCCCTTATTCAGATTTCAGGTTCTTATGGCCTATACCTCAACAGGAGATGAACAACAATCCTAATATGGTACAGAATCCAGGATGGGAATAA